In Jannaschia sp. W003, the genomic stretch GCGCTCGCCCCCGACTTCGCCGCCCGCACGGCTCGGCTCGGCACGGCGTGGCTGGAGGGGCGGATGCCCTGAGGTGGCGCGGCGCTTCCCTGCGGGCGCCGTTTCGCGCACGTAGAGGCAGCCCCATGCGCGAGGACGCCGCCGATGCCCCTGGAGATGAACCGCGAGGTGATGATCACCTGCGCCGTGACCGGCTCGGGCGCGACGCAGGACCGCTCGCCCCACGTCCCCCGCTCGCCCGCCGAGATCGCCACGAGCGCCATCGACGCCGCCAAGGCCGGCGCCGCGATCGTCCACTGCCACGTGCGCGACCCCGAGACGGGCGCGCCCTCGCGGCGACTGGACCTCTACCGCGAGGTGACGGAGCGCATCCGCGACGCCGAGGTCGACGTGGTGCTGAACCTCACCGCCGGCATGGGCGGCGACCTCGTGTTCGGCTCGGCCGAGACGCCGCTGCCCCTCGCGGCCGGCACCGACATGATCGGCGCCGAGGCCCGCCTCGCTCACGTCGCCGAGTGCCGCCCCGAGATCTGCACCCTCGACTGCGGCACCATGAACTTCGCCGAGGCCGACTACGTGATGTGCAACACCCCCGGGACCTTGCGCGCCATGGGCCGGGCCATCACCGCCATGGGCGTGCGCCCTGAGATCGAGGCCTTCGACACCGGCCACCTCTGGCTCGCCAGGGAGCTGGTGCGCGAGGGCGTGCTCGCCGCGCCCGCGCTGGTGCAGCTCTGCATGGGCGTGCCCTGGGGCGCGCCCGACGACCTGCGGACCTTCCTCGCCATGGCGGACGCGGTGCCGGCGGACTGGACCTGGTCGGCCTTCTCGCTCGGCCGCCACCAGATGCCTTACGTCGCCGCCGCGGTGCTCGCGGGCGGCAACGTGCGCGTGGGGCTGGAGGACAACCTGATGCTCGGGCGCGGCCAGCTCGCCACCAACGCGCAGCTCGTGGAGCGCGCCGTTGGCATCGTGGAGTCCCTGGGCGCCACGGTGGTCGGCCCCGACGCGGTGCGGTCGCGGCTGGGGCTAACGAAGCGGGCGCCGCTGGCGCCGGGGGCGGCCCGATGAAGGCCGCGATCGTCGGCGGCGGGGTGATCGGCGGCGGCTGGGCCGCGCGGTTCCTCCTGAACGGCTGGGACGTGGCCGTGCACGACCCCGACCCCGAGGCCGCCCGCAAGGTCGCCACCGTCGTCGACGGCGCGCGCCGGGCGCTGCCCATGCTCTACGACGCGGCGCTGCCGCCCGAGGGCACCCTCGCCTTCGAGACGCGGCTGGAGGACGCCGTCCGGGACGCCGACTGGGTGCAGGAGAGCGTGCCGGAGCGGCTCGACCTCAAGCACCGCGTCCTCGCGGCCATCGACGCCGCCGCGCCCGAGGGCGCCGTGGTCGGCTCCTCCACCTCGGGCTTCAAGCCGTCGGAGCTGATCGCGCAAGGCGCACGGGCCATCGTCGCCCACCCGTTCAACCCGGTCTACCTGCTCCCCCTCGTGGAGTTGGTGGGCGACGCCGCCACCTGCGCGCGCGCCGCGGACACCTTGCGCGCCGTCGGCATGCATCCCCTCCACATCCGCCGCGAGATCGACGCCCACGTCGCCGACCGCCTGCTCGAGGCGGTCTGGCGCGAGGCGCTCTGGCTCGTGACCGACGGCATCGCCACCACCGCCGAGATCGACGACGCGATCCGCATGGGCTTCGGCCTGCGCTGGGCGCAGATGGGCCTGTTCGAGACCTACCGCGTGGCCGGCGGCGAGGCGGGCATGCGGCACTTCATGGAGCAGTTCGGCCCCGCGCTGGCGTGGCCCTGGACCAAGCTCATGGACGTCCCCGCCTTCACGCCCGAGCTGGTGGAGACCATCGCCGCCCAGTCCGACGCCCAGTCCGGCCACCTCTCGATCCGCGAGCTGGAAGCCTCGCGCGACCGCAACCTCGTCGCCATCCTGCGCGCCCTGCGCCATGCGGGCGCCGGCGCCGGTGCCGTGATCGCCGCCCACGAAGCCACGCTCGGACGCCCCATGACCGCGCCCGGCCCCGATCCGGTGGAGACCGTGCGCCGCACCGTCCCCTCGTCCTGGACCGACTACAACGGCCACATGAACGAGGCCCACTACGGCGAGATGGGCGGGCAGGCGACCGATCGGTTCATGGAACTGATCGGCGCGGGTCCGGACTACGTGGCCGGCGGCCTGAGCTTCTTCACGGTCGAGAACCACGTCCGCTACCTCGCCGAGGTGCGGGCCGGCGAGCACCTGCGCGTCACGACGCAGGTGCTGGGCGGCGACGGGCGCAAGATGCACCTGTTCCACCGCATCGAGCGGGCGGGCGGGACCGTGGCCACGATGGAGACGTTCCTGCTCCACGTCGACCTGCGCACCCGCCGCGCCGCGCCGCCCGCGCCCGCGGTGGCCGCGGCGCTGGGCGCCTGGGCCGAGGCCCACGCCGCGCTGCCCCGCCCCGAGGGCGCGGGGCGGGCGATCGGCTAGCGCGGCGGCGGCGCCCGCCCGGAGCGGCCCTCAGCCGCCCGCGCCGAATCCTCCGGACGTGCGCGCGGCGCCGAAGCCGCCCGAGCGGGCCACGGTGGAGCGCGTCAGCGGCGCCGCGTTGCGCGTGCTGGCCGCCTTGGACGTCAGCGCCGACGCCCCCACCGAGCCGCGGCCCGAGAGGCTGCCCGCCCGCGTCGACCCGTCGGTGGTGGCGAAGCCCCCGCCCGCCGCCGGCACCATCGCCCGCGAGGCGAAGCCGCGCCCGCCCAAGAGCTGCCCCATCAGGAACCCCGCCATCAGCGGCATGAAGATCGAGGGGCGCGACTCGTCCTCGATGCAGGCGCCCTCACCGTGCTCGGCCTCGCAGACCTCACGCGCGTCGTAGCGGGGCGCGGTCTCGTCGTGCTCGGCCAGCGCCTCGGCGTACTGCTCCTCGCACAGCTCCGAGCCGTACTCGCTCGACGCGCAGCTCTCGGGGTCGTCGAAGATCACCACGTCGGTGCGGTCCTCCTGGCAGCCCGCGAGCGCCAGGGCGCTCGCCGCGCCGAGCAGGATGATCCGTCTGGGTGCCGATGCCTTCATGGCGTCCTCCTGTGCCGTGTCACGGCTCGATGTAGTGCGGCTTGAAGCGGCTGAGGTCCTGGGTGATGCGCGAGCGGTCCTCGCGGATCCCCAAGGCCACGCAGGTCTCGCCCACGATCCACGTTCCCATCACCGGGCGGAAGCCCCCCATCTCGGGCAAGGGCGCGTGGGCCTGCACCACGGTGGGGTGCGCGTCGTAGGCGGCGTTGGCGGAGGCCTCCAGCACGGCGCCGTCCGCGCCCTCGATCCGCACGCCCGCCCCCTCGCGCGAGAAGATCGGCTTGCGCACCGTGCCCCGCGCGAAGTGCCCGGCGGCGTGGGCCCGGTCCCACGCGGGCGAGCCCGCGTCGGCCTCCAGGAAGGTGGGCAGGAGGTTCGGGTGGCCCTCGAACATCTCCCACAGGACAGCGAGCAGCGCCTTGTTCGAGACCAGCGCCTTCCAGGGCGGCTCCAGGAAGCGCGTGCCCGAGGCCGCCAGCGCGTCCGCCGCCTCGTCGCGCAGGAAGTCCTCCCAGGGGTAGAGCTTGAAGAGCGTGCCGATCACGCGCGCCTCCTCGTCCACCAGCCGCCCCGAGGGGTCGATGCCCACCGCGCCGATGTCGACGTAGTGGGCGCCGAGGCCGGCGTCGCGCGCGGCATAGGCCATGGTCTCCACGGTGGCGTAGTCCTCGGCGGCGCCCGCCACGGCGGCGAAGTGGACCTGCTCGCCGGGGCCGCAGATCTCCGCCAGCCGCTCGGCCAGCGCCTCCTGCAGGCGGTTGAGCTGGTCGGATCCCTCCGGGATCAGCCCCGCCGCGCGCGCGCCCTCCAGCCAGTCCCACTGGAAGTGCCCCGCCTCGTAGAGCGAGGTGGGCGTGTCGGCGTTGTACTCCAGGAGCTTGGCCGGCCCCTCGCCGTCGTAGGCCAGGTCCATGCGCCCATACAGTTCCGCCTCGCCCGCCTCCCAGGAATCGGCCACGAAGGCCATGTGCGCCTCGGGGATGCCGAGCCGCGCCATCCGCGCCTCGTCGCCCGCGACCCGTGCCGCCGCCTCGCGCGCCATGGCGTGCAGCTCGGTGGAAGGGTCCTCCAGCCGGGTCTCGATCTCGTCGAGCGTGAACGCGTAGGCGCTGGTCTCGTCCCAGTAGGGCTCGCCATGCATGGAGTGGAACGTGAACCCCGCCTCCTCGGCCCGCGCCTGCCAGTCCGGCCGCTCCGTCCCCTCGACCTTGCGCATCGACGCCTCCACCCCGTTCGCACTGGACATAGGGCATCGGGCGCCGCGGGCGAAGGGCGGATCGGGTCCGACCTGCGACCCGGCGCGGAGAGGGCCGGCGTCCTCGTCGAGCGTACCCGGAAGCGGCGGTAGCCGCAGGCGCGTCTCGCGTCGTTCTTCCGATCAGGAGATGCCCGCCCCCTGTGGCGGGGAGCGGGCCGTCCTCCTCGGGAGTCACGCACCCGGCATCGCCATCTTGCGGCTGACGTGACCGGACGGCTCGTGCAGCTCATCCCCTACGAACTCGAACCCGTAGCGCTCGTAGAAGGGCCGACCGAGTTCGTTGTCGCGGAAGACCTCGACGGTCAGCGGACCCTTGAGAGCGACCGCATGGTCCACCAGCGCCCGGCCGTGGCCGCGGCCGTGCATCGCCGGATCGAGGAACAGGCCGCCGATCTCGTTGCCGATGAGGGCGATGAAGCCAACGACGGTCCCGCCCACCTCCAGAAGATAGGTCTCCGCGTTCGGCAGGTAGATGTCGCGCATGGCCCGATGCACCCCGGCGACGAAGTCCTCGGAAAGAAAGGGGTGGGCCAGCGCGTTCGCGCGCTGCCAGACATCGATCACCGGTTCGATGTCTTCCGCCCGGTAGGGGCGGATGGTTCGGCTCGTGTCGTTCATCGTCTTGGTCCTTCTCAGCGTTGGTCGAGTTGCGAGCGCACGGCGACGATCCCCGCCCGCGTGGCGCGGTAGGGCTTGCCGTTCGTGGATCGGATCAGGCGGCGCTTCTTGAGGCGGTCGAAGACCGGCAAGGTGCAGTCCTCGAGCACGTGGCCTTCGCGTGTGAGGCACGAGACGTCCGCTACCTTGCCCGAGGGCAGGCGCTCGAAGTGGATCGCGCCGCCGCGCGCGAGCACGTGCAGCACGCGCTGCTCGTGTTTGGAGATGTTCATTGGCTTCGCTTCGGTCAGGTCGAACGAGACCGTCCCCCCGGCATCGCGCGCGGGTGGGTGGTCATATTGTCGATTCCGTCGATCCTGAGCGGTCCGGATTCACCCGCAGGGGCGTTCGGTCCTCGGGTTCAGGTCACGGATCTAGCGGCTTGCCGCAATCTCGGACATCAAAGCTCCTGTGCCGGGCAAAGGCCCGACTGGTCGCGGCCCTAACGGGCCGGCCGTTCCAAAGCAACCGTCTCGGAGGACACGGTCCGCCGCGACAGCCGAGACGGACCGAGACGGGTTGCGGGCACGTCCGACCATTCTCGATATCGGCAGCTTTCGACCGACACAGCTGTAGGGGCCCGGGAATAACTGCCACTGATAGAACCTGAACCCCTCGTTTCGTTGAGTTTCCCAAATCGCCCGGCGGCCAATCCTTCCTCTGGGCCCGCGGTTATCTTCCACCGGCCGGAAAGGAAAACGCCGCCCCAAGGGCGGCGTTCGCTGTGGAAGACGGGCGCCATGCTGTCCCTGTCCCAATCCAGAAGGTGTGTTGCCGCCATTCTGAACGACAGCCAGTTGGCTCGCGTCGGTGAATGGGCCGATCAGGTTACCGGCGGCTTGTCTGCCGGGGAGGTCGAAGCCTGCATCTGACAAGCTAAGAAACAGCGAACTCCTGCCGGATCATCAAAGACTTTCTTCGGCAAGATGTGGTGAATCTGGAAATTTAGCATTCCCGTTGGACGATCTCCGAAATCCAATGATGAACATTCTTAGTGAACGGTCTTTTTCACGCAGCGACGCAGGTTCCAGCCGCGCGTCAGCTTCGCCGCCGAGAGTGCCTTCGCAACGCGGTCCGATAGGAACAGAGCACCATCGAGGCGATCGTCCAACCAGACTTCAGAAGCATCTTCATGCGGAGGCAGGACGACAAGAACGTCGTCCCGATCCGGTGCCGTTACGGAGAATCGAGCTTCGCCATCCTTCAGACGGCCGACGCGTTTGCGCAGCCTCTCCGACTCCTCGATCACCACATCCCGCCGACATGTCAGCACTTGCATCACCGACAGCGCCGCGCCCTCCCAGAGCGGCGCCGTCCGCGCGGCGTTCAGCACTTCGATTTCGTGAAAGCGCAGTGGTCCGGGGTCGAGGTCTTCGAGGAGCGCCCGGGTCTCGGCGGTGACGACCCAGCTACCGAAAAGAAGCATGAAGGGCTCTGGTTGATTCGATGCTGTCGAGCCTCGGCAAAGCGAATACGTTCTCGAAATCTCTTCGTCGGACAACGCTTCGCCCGACTGAATCTTGCGCATTGCTTCACGCGACACCTTGACCACGGCGGCCAGCTCGTCGCGGGTCATGCTCCGCTCGTCTTCTTCGTGGCGCCCGATCGGCAGGATCGGTTTCGCCGCGTTCACATCCACGCTCGCGCTCGCGAACCAGACCTTCGTAGGCGATACCTTCCCATCCGACTCCTTCGCCATCGCCACGCTTCCTTCCAAGTCCGTTTCCTCCGTCATCGCCACCGCCGTTCGAGAAGTCCTTTGTCTGCCGCTCGCAATCGCACCAATCGTCCGATCCTGTCGCACGATGTCCTTGGAGGCGTGTTCCTTCCGGCAACTCCTTTCGGAAAAATCGGCGAGAACCAGTCTTGATCGGAATTCGATTTCATGCTTGCGAGCTTTGCTCGCCCCCCGCTGGGGGAACACACCAACTCCGCCGCAGCAATTGGTCCCGTTCGTAGGCCAATATAATTTCGGAGCAGGGGCGGATCGATCGCATGGTCGGGCACGTGCTTTGCATCAAGGATGCCCGAACAGCGTTGACGCCACCCTGTCTCGTCGTCTCCGGCGCTGGGCAGAAGGAAGCGATGAGACCTTGAACCTAGGCGTGTTCGGACGAGCACCGGAACAGTTCCACATGTGTAGTCTGGCGTGACAGTTGCAGCGGGCCAGCATGAGATGCTGACGTGTCCGATATTTTCCCGAAACGGCAGCCTTTCATGGCCGCAGCAATATAGCCCGATGACAGATAACCACATGTCAAGAAGGCAGCTATTTCCCCCGAAATGGCAGTTTTCGACCGGCGCCGGCACCGACAACACAGCCCCGCGCCCCTAGCCGCACTCCGAATGCCCGCAGGCGGCGCAGGTCGCGCAGCCCTCGACGCGGCGCAGGGCCGGGGCGCCGCAGCGGGGGCAGGCGGGCAGGCGGGGGGCGTCCCCATCCCCGGGGGCGGACAGGCCCTCGGCCGCGCCGAGGAAGCCGATCGCCACCATGTGCCGCTCGATCACGTCGCCGATCGCCGCCAGGATCGAGGGCACGTAGCGCCCCTGCACCCAGGCCCCGCCGCGCGGGTCGAAGACGGCCTTCAGCTCCTCGACCACGAAGGAGACGTCGCCGCCGCGCCGGAACACCGCCGAGACCATGCGCGTCAGCCCCACCATCCAGGCGAAGTGCTCCATGTTCTTGGAGTTCACGAAGATCTCGAAGGGCCGCCGCCGCCCGTCGAGCATCACGTCGTTGATGGTGATGTAGAGCGCGTGCTCGGAGTTCGGCCAGCGCAGCTTGTAGGTCTGCCCATCCAGCTGCTCGGGCCGGTCGAGCGGGTCGGTGAGGTGGACCACGGTGCCGTCGGCGGAGACCGGGCGGGGCGCCGCGGGCGCCGCCTCCGGCACGTCCGGCTCCGCCTCCAGCACGCTGCCCGTGACCGCGTTCGGGCGGTACGTCGTGCAGCCCTTGCACCCCGTCCGCCACGCCTCGAGGTAGACGTCCCCGAAGCGCTCGAACGAGATGTCCGCCGGCACGTTGATCGTCTTCGAGATCGACGAGTCCACCCACCGCTGCGCCGCCGCCTGCATCGCCACGTGCTCCGCCGGCTCCAGCGTCTGCGCGGTCACGAGGTAGCCGGGCAGGGGGGCGTCGCCGTGGAGCCTCCGCCACTCGGCGACCGCGAAGTCCTCCACCGTCTCCTCGCGGTGCGTCCCGTCCGGCAGGAGCACGCGGCGGCGGTAGCTCGTGGCGAAGATCGGCTCGATGCCGGACGAGACGTTGCCCGCCAGCAGCGAGATCGTGCCCGTGGGGGCGATCGAGGTCAGCAGCGCGTTGCGCAGACCGTGGCGCGCCACGAGGTCGCGCACGTCACCGTCCAAGCGCGCGATCATGGGCGCCTCCAGGAGCGCGTCGTCCCACAGCGGGAACCGCCCCTTCTCGGCGGCCAGCTCCGCCGAGGCGCGGTAGGCCGCGTTGGCGATCCGCTGCAGCCACGCCCCCGTCCGCTCGGCCGCCTCGGGGGAGCCATACCGCAGCCCGCACATGGCGAGGGCGTCCGCCAGCCCCGTGACCCCCAGCCCGATCCGCCGCTTGGCCCGCGCCTCGTCCGCCTGCGCCTGCAGGGGAAAGCGCGAGGCGTCCACCACGTCGTCCAGCATCCGCACCGCGGTGGCGGTCAGCGCTTCCAGCTCCGCCACGTCGACCGCGGCCCCCGCCTCGAACGGCGCCCGCACCAGCCGCGCGAGGTTCAGCGAGCCGAGCAGGCACGCGCCGTAGGGCGGCAGCGGCTGCTCGCCGCAGGGGTTGGTGGCCGAGATCGTCTCGACGTAATGGAGATTGTTCTCCGCGTTGATGCGGTCGATGAAGATCACGCCCGGCTCGGCGTAGTCGTAGGTCGCCCGCAGGATCGCCTCCCACAGCCCGCGCGCCCGCACGGTGCGGTAGGTGCGGCCCTCGAACACCAGCGGCCAGTCGGCGTCCCGCTCCACCGCCTCCATGAACGGGTCGGTCACCAGCACCGAGAGGTTGAACATCCGCAATCGCGTCGGGTCGCGCTTGGCCTCTATGAACCGCTCCACGTCCGGGTGGTCGCAGCGCAACGTCGCCATCATGGCGCCGCGGCGCGAGCCGGCGGACATGATCGTGCGGCACATGGAGTCCCACACGTCCATGAAGCTGAGCGGGCCCGACGCCTCCGCCGCCACCCCTGCCACGGGCGCGCCCATGGGGCGGATGGTCGAGAAGTCGTAGCCGATGCCGCCGCCCTGCTGGAGCGTCAGCGCCGCCTCGCGCAGGTGCGCGAAGATCGCGCCCATGTCGTCCTCGATCCGGCCCATCACGAAGCAGTTGAAGAGGGTGACCGAGCGGTCCGTGCCCGCGCCCGCCACGATCCGCCCGGCGGGCAGGAAGCGGAAATCCTGCAAGGCGGCGCGGAAGGCGGGGCGGTGCGCGTCCGGGTCGGCCTCCTGCGCGGCCAGCGCGCCGGCGATGCGGTCCCACGTGTCCGCGATCGTGGCGTCGACGGGGGTGCCGTCGGCGGCCTTGAGGCGGTACTTCATGTCCCAGATGCTCTGGGCGATGGGGGCGGCGAAGTCGGTCGTGGAGGCCATCGCGTCGGGTCCATCGTCAAGGGGTGGTTGCGCGGGCGCGCGTTCCTTCTAGATATAGCGCCGCGAGGCGGGGGAGTCACGATGGCGGTCCATCTCATCAAGCTGAGCGTCGGCACCCGCGACATGGCGGGGCTCGCGAAGTGGCAGCGCGATGCCCGCGCCAAGGGCCCCTGCGGCAACCCGCGCCACGTCACCCGCATGTGGCCCAAGCGCGAGGCCGAGCTGGTCGACGGCGGCTCGATCTTCTGGGTGGTCAAGGGCGTGCTGCTCTGCCGCCAGCGCATCCTGCGCCTCGAGGAGGTGCGCCGCGCCGACGGCCTGCGCCGCTGCGGCATCGTGCTGGAGCCGGGTCTGGTCCCCGTGGCGCCCCGCCCGGTGCGCGCCTTCCAGGGCTGGCGCTACCTCAAGCCCGAGGACATGCCCGGCGACGTGGACCCCGAGCGGGCCGACGAGGCCCCGCTGCCGGCGAAGCTGCAGCTGGCATTGGCCGAGATGGGGGTGCTGTAGGGGCCGCCACGCCCCGGCGCTGCGCTGGGGCCTCCCCCCACCGCCGGCGCCCCGCTCCGCAACGGCAGCGCCAACGGCCCCCGGAGGCCCCGGATCAAGTCCGGGGCGCACTCCCACGCCCGCCACCAAGCCTCCCAACGGAATCGAAGTCGCTTTCGCCCCGCCCCCCGTCGCCCGCGCCGCGCGCCGCGCCGCAAGCTCGGTGCAAGAACCCCCCGAGCAGCGGGGAGACGGCGCCATGAAGACCAACGTGAGAGCCCTCGTGGTGGGCGGCGGCGCCGTGGGCACCGGGATCGCCTACCACCTCGCCAAGGCCGGCTGGGACACCATGCTCCTGGAGCGCGACGAGCTGACCTCCGGCTCCACCTGGCACGCCGCGGGCCTCCTGCCGCTCTTCAACATGAGCTACGCCACCAGCCACATCCACGCCCACTCGGTGGAGTTCTACAAGGGCCTCGAGGCCGAGACCGGCCTCAACCCCGGCTTCAGCGTCGTCGGCAACCTGCGCATGGCCCAGACCGCCGACCGCATGGACGAGTACGCCCTATATGCCGCCACTGCCGAGACCGTGGGCATCCCCCACGAGTGGCTCACCCCCGCGGACATCAAGGAGCGCTACCCGCTCCTGCGCACCGAGGACCTGCGCGGCGCGATCCTCCACCCCACCGACGGCTACATCAACCCCGCCGACGTCACGATGGCCATGGCCAAGGGCGCGCGCCAGCACGGGGCCACCATCGAGCGCCGCTGGCAGGTCGACGGCTTCGAGTGGACCGGCTCGGAATGGCGCGTCACCGTCACCAAGATGGCCGAGCGCGGCGGCAACCTCGTGCCCACCGAGGAGCGGGAAGTCATCACCGCCGAGCACGTCGTCACGGCCACCGGCAACCACGCCCAGCGCACCGCGCGGCTCCTGGGCATCCGCTCCCCGGCTGTCGTCGTCGAGCACCAGTACGTCGTGACCGAACCCGACCCGGCCCTCGTGGAGTGGCGCAAGGCCGGCAACCCCCAGCACCCGGTCCTGCGGGATGCCGACGCCAAGTGGTACGTGCGCGAGGAGCGCGGCGGCTGGATCCTCGGCCCTTACGAGCAGAACGCCCCCGCCCGCTTCCCCTACGGCGTGCCCGACAGCTTCCGCGCCGACCTCTTCCCGCTCGACCTCGAGCGGATCGAGGAGGAGTACCTCAGCTTCATCCACCGCATCCCCTCGTCCGAGCACTGCGGCCTCAAGGACGACTTCAACGGCCCCATCTGCTACACCCCCGACGGCAACCCGCTGGTCGGCCCGGCGCAAGGCCTGCGCAACATGTGGCTGGCCGAGGGCTTCAGCTTCGGCATCACCGCGGCGGGCGGCACCGGCCACTACCTCGCGCAGATGATGACCGAAGGGGAGGCCGACATCGACATGGCCTCGCTCGACCCGCGCCGCTTCGGCCCGTGGACGACCACCGAGTACGCCATGCGCAAGAACGAGGAGTGCTACGACCACGTCTACGTGCTCCACCACCCCGACGAGGAGCGCCCCGCCGCGCGCCCCCTCAAGACCGCGCCCTGCTATGAGCGCGTGAAGGCCCGTGGCGCCCAGTTCGGCTGCGTGAACGGGTGGGAGCGGCCCAACTACTACGCCCCCGGTGCGGACGGCGACTTCGACCTGAAGTCCCGCTCCTTCCGCCGGGGCGCGTGGTGGAAGCATGCGAAGGACGAGGCCACGGCCATCCGCGAGACCGCCGGCCTGATCGACGCCACCGCCTTCGCAAAGCACGTGCTGCGCGGCCCGGGCGCCGCGGCCTTCCTCGACTGGTTCACCACCAACCGCCTGCCGAAGGTGGGCCGCATCAACCTCACCTACGCGCTGACCGGGGCGGGCACGACGCGCACCGAGTACACCATCGTGCGGCTCGCCGAGGACACCTTCTACCTCGTCTCCGCCGGCGCCTGGCAGGCCTACGACGGCGACCACCTCGCCAAGGCCGTGAACGACAATGTCGCGCGCTTCGGGCCGATGCACCTCGACGACGTGACCGGGCGCCACGGCGTGTTCGCGCTGGCGGGGCCGAACAGTCGTGCGATCCTCGCCGAGCTGATCCGCGACGCCGAGCCCGAGACGGCCCTGTCGAACAAGCGCTTCCCTTGGCTCTCGCAGCGCCGGATCGAGCTCATGATGTGCCCCGTGAACGCCATCCGCGTCGCCTACACCGGCGAGCTGGGCTGGGAGCTGCACCACCCCATCGAGATGCAGAACTACCTGTTCGACCGCCTCATGGAAGCGGGCGAGCGCCACGACCTGCGTCTCGTCGGCGCCCGCGCCCAGAACTGGCTGCGCCAGGAGAAGAGCTACCGCGCCTTCGGCACCGAGCTGGGCCGCGACGCTACCCCGCTCGAGGCCGGGCTGGACCGCTTCGTGGACCTCTCCAAGGACTTCCACGGAAAGGCGGCGATGCAGGAGACCGGCATCCGCTCGCGCTGCGTCACGGTGCTGGTCGACGGCCCCAAGGACGCCGATCCCTGGGGCCGCGAGGCGCTCTACGCGGAGGACGGCACGCGGGTGGGGCGCCTCACCTCGGGCGGCTACTCCGTGGCCTTCGGCAAGTCGATCGGCATGGGCTACGTCCGCCCCGACCTCGCCGCGCCAGGGACCCGGCTGAAGGTCCGCATGCAGCGCGCGCTGTGGGACGTGGAGGTGACGGAGGACAGTCCCTACGATCCCCGCAACGCGCGCATCCGGGCGGACGGGTAGGGGGCTCCGCCCCCCGCGCTGCGCGCTCCCCCCGAGGTATGTCGGAAACGAAGACGGGGGCGGTGGAGACGACCCCGCCCCGGCCCTGAGCCGGGGCCTCGGCCCACCACCGGCGCCCCGCTCCGCAACGAAGCACCGACCCCAGTCAGAGGCCCCGGAGCAAGTCCGGGGCGCGCAGAGCGGAGTGGGGCACCCCGACCCCCCCCCTCGATCCACCGCCCCGCCACCCCACATCCCCCCGAATGCGCCGCACCGCCTTCGCCCTCGCCGCCCTCCTCCTCGCGGCCCTCGCCGCCGCCGGCCTCCGCCGCGCGACCGGCGTGCACGTCTCCGGCGACGGCGCCCCGGCGCTCGCCGCCCTCTCCACGGCCCCCGCCGGGACCGCCGCCGTCGAACTCGTGCTCCTGCGCCGATGGCAGAACCTAGAGGCCCTGCCGGCCCTCCGCCGCCTCTGCCGCGCCGCCTGCGACGGCACCGCGCCGGTGGTCCGCCTGCGACAGCCCTCGCCGCGCGGCCTGCGGACCGTCGTGCTCGTGGACGTGGGCGCGTTGGGCGCGGGCGTGGCGCTGGACCGGGGCGCGCCGCTGCCCGCGCCGGTGGCCCGCTGCCTCGCCCGCGCCGCGGAGCGCGGCGGCACCGAAGTCTGCGGCCACGCCCCCCGCACCGCTTGGCGCCTGCCCTTCGGCCTCTAGCCCCCGCGCCGCGCGAGCAGGAGGAGGTTGTTGGCCGGCATCTCCCGCCGCTCCACCGCGAAGCCCAGCACCGAGAGTACGCCCTCGACCACCTCCACCTCCTTGAACCCGATCTCCGGGTCCTGCGCCCGGAGCGTGGCGTCGAAGGTCCGGTCGCCCGCGCTGGTGGCCCGGCCGCCGCGAAGGAACGGGCCGTAGATCGCGAACAGCCCCCCCGGCGCCACCGCCCGCGCGCCCTCGTCGAGCAGTACCGCCATCTCGCCCTCGGACACGAGGTGCAGGAGGTTCACCACCCACAGCGCGTCGACCCGCAGCCCC encodes the following:
- a CDS encoding class I SAM-dependent methyltransferase, which translates into the protein MRRLDLPDGAARDGAGLLHAPSAERNLAPILAALLPALPCGGVALELASGTGQHAAAVAAARPALSIQPTEPDPERRRTIDRRCAGLPNVAEARALDACAPGWAEGLRVDALWVVNLLHLVSEGEMAVLLDEGARAVAPGGLFAIYGPFLRGGRATSAGDRTFDATLRAQDPEIGFKEVEVVEGVLSVLGFAVERREMPANNLLLLARRGG
- a CDS encoding FAD-dependent oxidoreductase, whose product is MKTNVRALVVGGGAVGTGIAYHLAKAGWDTMLLERDELTSGSTWHAAGLLPLFNMSYATSHIHAHSVEFYKGLEAETGLNPGFSVVGNLRMAQTADRMDEYALYAATAETVGIPHEWLTPADIKERYPLLRTEDLRGAILHPTDGYINPADVTMAMAKGARQHGATIERRWQVDGFEWTGSEWRVTVTKMAERGGNLVPTEEREVITAEHVVTATGNHAQRTARLLGIRSPAVVVEHQYVVTEPDPALVEWRKAGNPQHPVLRDADAKWYVREERGGWILGPYEQNAPARFPYGVPDSFRADLFPLDLERIEEEYLSFIHRIPSSEHCGLKDDFNGPICYTPDGNPLVGPAQGLRNMWLAEGFSFGITAAGGTGHYLAQMMTEGEADIDMASLDPRRFGPWTTTEYAMRKNEECYDHVYVLHHPDEERPAARPLKTAPCYERVKARGAQFGCVNGWERPNYYAPGADGDFDLKSRSFRRGAWWKHAKDEATAIRETAGLIDATAFAKHVLRGPGAAAFLDWFTTNRLPKVGRINLTYALTGAGTTRTEYTIVRLAEDTFYLVSAGAWQAYDGDHLAKAVNDNVARFGPMHLDDVTGRHGVFALAGPNSRAILAELIRDAEPETALSNKRFPWLSQRRIELMMCPVNAIRVAYTGELGWELHHPIEMQNYLFDRLMEAGERHDLRLVGARAQNWLRQEKSYRAFGTELGRDATPLEAGLDRFVDLSKDFHGKAAMQETGIRSRCVTVLVDGPKDADPWGREALYAEDGTRVGRLTSGGYSVAFGKSIGMGYVRPDLAAPGTRLKVRMQRALWDVEVTEDSPYDPRNARIRADG
- a CDS encoding DUF1489 family protein, encoding MAVHLIKLSVGTRDMAGLAKWQRDARAKGPCGNPRHVTRMWPKREAELVDGGSIFWVVKGVLLCRQRILRLEEVRRADGLRRCGIVLEPGLVPVAPRPVRAFQGWRYLKPEDMPGDVDPERADEAPLPAKLQLALAEMGVL
- a CDS encoding adenosylcobalamin-dependent ribonucleoside-diphosphate reductase, which produces MASTTDFAAPIAQSIWDMKYRLKAADGTPVDATIADTWDRIAGALAAQEADPDAHRPAFRAALQDFRFLPAGRIVAGAGTDRSVTLFNCFVMGRIEDDMGAIFAHLREAALTLQQGGGIGYDFSTIRPMGAPVAGVAAEASGPLSFMDVWDSMCRTIMSAGSRRGAMMATLRCDHPDVERFIEAKRDPTRLRMFNLSVLVTDPFMEAVERDADWPLVFEGRTYRTVRARGLWEAILRATYDYAEPGVIFIDRINAENNLHYVETISATNPCGEQPLPPYGACLLGSLNLARLVRAPFEAGAAVDVAELEALTATAVRMLDDVVDASRFPLQAQADEARAKRRIGLGVTGLADALAMCGLRYGSPEAAERTGAWLQRIANAAYRASAELAAEKGRFPLWDDALLEAPMIARLDGDVRDLVARHGLRNALLTSIAPTGTISLLAGNVSSGIEPIFATSYRRRVLLPDGTHREETVEDFAVAEWRRLHGDAPLPGYLVTAQTLEPAEHVAMQAAAQRWVDSSISKTINVPADISFERFGDVYLEAWRTGCKGCTTYRPNAVTGSVLEAEPDVPEAAPAAPRPVSADGTVVHLTDPLDRPEQLDGQTYKLRWPNSEHALYITINDVMLDGRRRPFEIFVNSKNMEHFAWMVGLTRMVSAVFRRGGDVSFVVEELKAVFDPRGGAWVQGRYVPSILAAIGDVIERHMVAIGFLGAAEGLSAPGDGDAPRLPACPRCGAPALRRVEGCATCAACGHSECG